In one window of Lewinella sp. 4G2 DNA:
- a CDS encoding chondroitinase-B domain-containing protein: MLLIAALGCEAPAPTDFRAQLDAAGPGDRIVVPNGTYTDEEFALHAMGTSENPIYLVAETDGGVILEGESSLAISGEYIIVEGFVFQNGFTPTSEVISFRTEEGVCNHCRVTQCVVDNYNPNERFDSDYWVALYGRNNRVDHNSFVGKRNQGVLLAVRLGDEADRENYHRVDHNYFGYRGTLGSNGGETLRIGTSHYCMFNSNTLVEANLFEQCNGEVEIISNKSGQNIYRYNTFRNSRGTLTIRHGDETTINNNFFFGSGLAHTGGIRVINAKQTVVNNYLSGLQGYRFRSALTVMNGVPNSPLNRYVQVTDSDISRNILVECANVGLAVGSDAERSATPDRTTFTDNVFYRKSGGSLFNVFDDLSGITFRGNLLSDGLKPLQSTGFESREINLEDVGNGILLPSGLAVSDSIRRGIDLMATAENTGASYYEMDVQEPFFATGKTIDVSPGTNTIWEAVRSSSRGDVLRLTAAGEYRTTKSIDLPHPISVIAAEGLAEKPTLLFEKTTLFNIENGGSLMLRGVKVDGKACRDRPLNAVVRTSRYSMIRNYKLFIEDCDFTDLDINHSFNVLRVYKNTFADSIVLRNNRFENVSGSVLALDRETDDIGVYNAQSVVVENCLFDDIGQEAIHIHRGGRDESTLGPMVTIKDCTFDEIGGDKRNRTGASIRLHGTQVVQIDGCIFDDSKPVALHLVVGEPVVDITNSVFSGGTKLVDNGEPYRTAGLKRDLTEPMTSLNGRAIGTRLE, encoded by the coding sequence ATGCTCTTGATAGCTGCTCTTGGTTGCGAAGCACCTGCTCCGACAGATTTTCGCGCACAACTGGACGCCGCCGGACCGGGGGACCGAATCGTCGTGCCCAACGGAACGTACACAGATGAGGAATTTGCGCTACACGCCATGGGAACATCAGAGAACCCGATCTACCTGGTCGCGGAAACGGATGGCGGTGTCATTTTGGAAGGTGAATCCAGTTTGGCCATTTCCGGTGAATACATCATTGTTGAAGGCTTCGTTTTCCAAAACGGTTTCACCCCAACGAGTGAAGTGATTAGCTTTCGGACGGAAGAAGGCGTCTGTAATCATTGCCGCGTGACGCAGTGCGTGGTCGACAATTACAACCCCAATGAGCGCTTTGATAGTGACTACTGGGTGGCCCTCTACGGGCGCAACAACCGCGTAGATCACAATAGCTTCGTCGGGAAACGCAACCAGGGCGTTTTACTGGCCGTGCGCCTTGGCGATGAAGCCGACCGCGAGAACTACCACCGGGTTGACCACAACTATTTCGGTTATCGGGGTACGTTGGGTTCGAATGGCGGGGAGACGCTGCGCATCGGTACCTCGCACTACTGCATGTTCAACTCTAACACGCTCGTGGAGGCCAATCTCTTTGAGCAGTGCAACGGCGAAGTGGAGATTATTTCCAATAAGTCCGGCCAGAACATCTACCGCTACAACACTTTCAGGAATAGCCGCGGCACGCTGACGATCCGTCACGGTGATGAGACGACCATCAACAATAACTTCTTCTTCGGTTCCGGATTGGCTCACACGGGCGGTATCCGCGTGATCAACGCTAAGCAAACCGTAGTGAATAACTACCTCAGTGGCCTCCAGGGATATCGGTTTCGCAGTGCGTTGACGGTGATGAATGGCGTACCCAATTCCCCGTTGAACCGCTACGTTCAGGTCACGGATTCGGATATCAGCCGCAACATACTGGTGGAATGTGCGAACGTGGGCCTCGCGGTGGGTAGCGACGCCGAACGCAGCGCAACGCCGGACCGGACGACCTTCACCGACAACGTATTCTACCGCAAATCCGGTGGCTCTCTATTCAACGTTTTTGACGACCTCTCCGGCATCACCTTCCGGGGCAATCTGCTCAGCGATGGCTTGAAACCACTACAATCTACCGGTTTTGAGAGCCGTGAGATAAACCTCGAAGATGTTGGAAATGGCATTCTATTACCCAGCGGTTTAGCGGTGTCGGACAGTATTCGCCGGGGTATCGACCTCATGGCGACCGCCGAAAATACGGGAGCTTCCTACTACGAGATGGACGTACAGGAACCCTTCTTCGCGACCGGAAAAACGATCGACGTCAGCCCAGGTACCAACACCATCTGGGAAGCCGTGCGTAGCTCTTCGCGCGGTGACGTTTTGCGCCTCACCGCCGCGGGGGAATACCGTACCACGAAATCCATCGATCTCCCCCACCCCATCAGCGTGATCGCTGCGGAGGGTCTGGCGGAAAAGCCGACGCTGCTCTTCGAAAAAACAACGCTTTTTAACATCGAAAACGGGGGTTCGCTAATGCTCCGTGGCGTCAAAGTGGATGGCAAGGCCTGCCGCGACCGCCCACTGAACGCCGTCGTCCGCACCAGCCGCTACAGCATGATCAGGAACTACAAGCTATTCATTGAGGATTGCGACTTTACGGACCTGGACATCAACCACAGCTTCAACGTCCTGCGCGTATACAAGAACACCTTTGCGGACTCGATCGTGCTGCGCAATAATCGCTTTGAAAACGTCTCCGGCAGCGTGCTCGCCCTCGACCGGGAAACGGATGATATTGGCGTGTATAATGCCCAATCAGTGGTCGTTGAAAACTGCCTGTTTGATGATATCGGTCAGGAAGCCATCCACATCCACCGGGGCGGCCGCGATGAAAGCACGCTGGGCCCGATGGTGACCATCAAGGACTGCACTTTCGACGAAATTGGTGGCGACAAACGCAACCGCACGGGGGCTTCGATCCGCCTCCACGGCACGCAAGTGGTACAGATTGACGGTTGCATTTTCGACGATTCCAAACCGGTTGCCCTCCACCTGGTGGTCGGTGAGCCGGTGGTCGACATTACCAATTCCGTCTTCTCCGGCGGCACGAAACTCGTAGACAACGGCGAACCCTACCGCACGGCGGGGCTCAAACGTGATTTGACGGAACCGATGACTTCTCTTAACGGCCGGGCGATCGGTACTAGGCTGGAATGA
- a CDS encoding FadR/GntR family transcriptional regulator, translated as MLHNFNQIKVDSPVDMIIKQMRALITSGQLSPGDRLPAERKLAERLGVSRGHVRDALRKLEFYGILRTLPQSGTVVSGLGIAALEGLITDVLQLEESDFASLVETRVMLEIQCVKLAAMRRTDEDLVEIQRAIEAYEVKTAAGESSIEEDLMYHLSIADASKNGVLKSLMMVITPDIIRYHMNYRVCDDKTEFRAHLEHEEILRHIRRKDVEGAEEAMRRHLKDVVNFSKGLQT; from the coding sequence ATGTTACACAACTTTAATCAGATCAAGGTGGACTCCCCCGTCGACATGATCATTAAACAGATGCGGGCGCTCATCACTTCAGGGCAACTTTCCCCCGGAGATCGGCTGCCGGCGGAGCGCAAGCTGGCCGAACGATTGGGCGTCAGCCGCGGCCACGTGCGGGATGCACTACGCAAGTTGGAGTTCTACGGTATTCTGCGTACCCTCCCCCAAAGCGGTACCGTTGTATCAGGTCTGGGTATTGCCGCTTTGGAAGGACTGATCACGGACGTCCTCCAACTTGAAGAAAGCGATTTTGCGTCCCTCGTAGAGACCCGCGTGATGTTAGAAATTCAGTGCGTTAAGCTGGCTGCCATGCGCCGGACGGACGAAGATCTCGTAGAGATCCAACGCGCCATTGAGGCTTATGAAGTCAAGACCGCTGCGGGTGAGTCCTCCATCGAAGAGGATTTAATGTATCACCTCAGTATCGCTGACGCGAGTAAAAATGGCGTACTCAAGTCGTTGATGATGGTTATCACTCCGGATATCATCCGGTACCACATGAACTACCGCGTCTGTGACGATAAAACAGAATTCCGAGCTCACCTGGAGCACGAAGAGATTCTACGTCACATCCGCCGCAAGGACGTGGAGGGTGCCGAGGAAGCCATGCGCCGCCACCTGAAGGACGTTGTGAACTTCAGCAAGGGTTTGCAAACCTAA
- a CDS encoding RNA polymerase sigma factor yields MLTDNSDLLDEQLVEMATNGDLSALDQLIRRHQAFIYNVALRYALSPQDAQDLSQEALVKIVTRIGQFAGKSSFRTWAYRIVVNTFLDAEKTPLEGEITSFEQYGEALDSMLLQPLQLPADTEPDAGLIVEEAKLGCMLGMLLCLDRKQRLVFILGDLFGVPSAVGAEVFGVPADTYRKRLQRARRDLRNFMNAKCGLINKANPCRCRAKTTAFIAAGWVDPQQLKFTRPTLRTVAQRAKAAVGPVDTLLADDYVELYRQHPYYDGPDWAVRFRKLVADERVREVFDL; encoded by the coding sequence ATGCTTACCGATAACAGCGATTTGCTCGATGAGCAATTGGTGGAGATGGCCACGAATGGCGACCTGAGTGCCCTTGATCAATTGATCCGGCGGCACCAGGCCTTCATTTACAACGTGGCGCTACGCTACGCCCTCAGCCCGCAGGATGCGCAGGATTTATCGCAGGAGGCGCTGGTAAAAATCGTCACCCGCATTGGCCAGTTTGCCGGCAAATCGTCCTTCCGCACCTGGGCGTACCGGATAGTCGTCAACACTTTCCTGGATGCCGAGAAAACGCCGCTGGAAGGTGAGATCACTAGTTTTGAACAGTATGGTGAGGCGCTCGATAGTATGCTCTTGCAGCCACTACAATTGCCTGCGGACACCGAGCCGGATGCCGGCCTCATCGTCGAAGAAGCTAAACTAGGTTGTATGCTCGGAATGCTCCTCTGTCTGGACCGCAAACAACGCCTGGTCTTTATTCTGGGGGACCTTTTCGGGGTGCCTTCCGCCGTGGGTGCGGAGGTATTTGGCGTTCCGGCGGATACGTACCGTAAACGACTGCAACGCGCCCGCCGTGATCTACGCAACTTTATGAATGCGAAGTGTGGGCTCATCAACAAAGCTAACCCCTGCCGTTGCCGGGCCAAAACCACCGCCTTCATCGCCGCCGGCTGGGTGGATCCGCAACAACTCAAATTCACCCGCCCTACCCTGCGGACGGTGGCTCAACGAGCTAAAGCCGCCGTTGGCCCCGTCGACACTTTGCTAGCGGATGACTACGTAGAGTTGTACCGGCAACACCCCTACTACGATGGCCCGGACTGGGCGGTGCGGTTCCGAAAGTTGGTGGCGGATGAGCGGGTGCGGGAGGTGTTTGATCTATAG
- a CDS encoding DUF6624 domain-containing protein yields MEKITLDWAKAELVKWAREDLALRDALIAEGRLGEGYDVAMEALHVKNADRLERVISQLGFPTESRVEPEAAEAAWLIVQHAISRPNFMRACRDVLKAEPAANLRERVRLAYLEDRIAIFENRPQTYGTQFDYDANGELSPQPIADADGVDERRAALGLDSLAERTKKMRDRAQRASDYPRVGHAERKLQYEKWKRRVGWLK; encoded by the coding sequence ATGGAAAAAATCACCCTGGATTGGGCAAAAGCGGAACTAGTAAAATGGGCCCGCGAAGACCTCGCGCTACGGGATGCTCTCATCGCGGAAGGCAGGCTGGGGGAGGGGTATGATGTGGCTATGGAAGCCCTGCACGTTAAGAATGCGGACCGTTTGGAGAGGGTGATTTCCCAGTTAGGTTTCCCCACCGAAAGTAGGGTTGAGCCCGAAGCCGCCGAAGCTGCTTGGCTCATCGTACAGCACGCGATCAGCCGGCCAAATTTCATGCGAGCGTGCCGCGATGTACTGAAGGCGGAACCAGCGGCTAACCTGCGCGAACGCGTCCGCCTAGCCTACCTGGAAGATCGCATCGCCATCTTTGAAAACCGGCCGCAGACCTACGGCACCCAATTTGATTACGATGCAAACGGCGAACTCTCTCCTCAACCAATCGCTGACGCGGACGGGGTGGATGAACGGCGTGCCGCTCTCGGACTGGATTCACTCGCCGAAAGAACTAAAAAGATGAGAGATCGCGCGCAAAGAGCAAGCGATTACCCCAGGGTAGGCCACGCCGAACGCAAACTGCAATATGAAAAATGGAAACGGCGCGTCGGTTGGCTCAAGTAG
- a CDS encoding S46 family peptidase, whose translation MLIRPFLSLILTCFVTISLSAGGGMWLPLLLENLNEEEMQAMGMKISAKDIYDINNSSLKDAIVHFGGFCTGEVISNQGLVLTNHHCGFGAIQSHSTLEDNVLENGFWAKNKMEEKPNAGLFVTFIERIEDVSDQVLAGVTDELSESDRDKLISGNIDALKEGYQLNKFEEVLVKPFYDGNQYFAFVTKKYTDVRLVGTPPSSIGKYGADTDNWEWPRHTGDFSLFRIYTAPDGSPADYAPENVAMTPKKHLEISMAGVKPGDFSMIFGFPGRTDQYLSAEAMRQRTEVVNPIRIGMRDKSLAVIDSAMRANPQVKIDYASKQARIANSWKKWRGESEGVATFDGIENRSAMETEYNQRLAAKPNAKQAYGNLLPEINSIIAKREEVAKARAYVSEINYNVDLFRIASVLRGQLRVADNNGIEAFTARVPRIVNYLKNFYKGYNAEIDKRVALALLPAYYEELPEQYQSQYVRDQADFAGSQSRVIQDLFNRSYLTRGDRLINLLETNPQGAVDMIKGDMAYQFVLQLNKHNETHVVDIYNEYQQRLAPLQRQYMKGLMTMFPEKRFYPDANSTLRVSYGKFEGFEGLDGKDNHYMTYLDGVIDKYVPGDYEFDLPAKLIELHEGKDYGQYATADGKLPVCVLGSNHTTGGNSGSPALDANGRLVGLNFDRTWQSTMSDVNYDPAICRNIMVDVRYVLFLIDKLGGAPHLVEEMTLVK comes from the coding sequence ATGCTCATCCGCCCCTTCCTCTCTTTAATTCTTACCTGTTTCGTCACCATCTCCCTCTCCGCTGGAGGTGGAATGTGGCTGCCCCTCCTCCTGGAGAACCTCAACGAAGAGGAAATGCAGGCCATGGGGATGAAGATCTCCGCAAAGGATATCTACGATATCAACAACAGCAGCCTTAAGGATGCCATCGTCCACTTCGGTGGGTTCTGTACCGGAGAGGTGATCTCTAATCAAGGGCTCGTCCTCACCAATCACCACTGTGGATTTGGGGCCATCCAGAGCCATTCAACGCTGGAGGATAACGTTCTGGAAAATGGCTTTTGGGCCAAGAACAAGATGGAAGAAAAACCCAACGCCGGGCTCTTCGTCACCTTCATCGAACGCATCGAAGACGTTTCCGACCAGGTGCTCGCAGGGGTGACGGATGAGCTGAGCGAGTCTGATCGGGACAAATTGATCTCCGGCAACATCGATGCCCTTAAAGAAGGCTACCAACTCAACAAGTTCGAGGAAGTGCTCGTCAAGCCTTTCTACGATGGTAACCAGTACTTCGCCTTCGTCACCAAAAAGTACACCGACGTGCGCTTGGTGGGTACCCCACCCTCTTCCATTGGTAAATACGGCGCCGACACCGATAACTGGGAATGGCCCCGCCACACCGGCGACTTCAGCCTCTTCCGCATCTACACCGCCCCCGACGGCAGCCCGGCCGACTACGCTCCTGAGAACGTGGCGATGACGCCCAAAAAGCACCTCGAAATCAGCATGGCCGGCGTCAAACCCGGCGACTTCTCCATGATCTTTGGCTTCCCCGGCCGCACGGATCAGTACCTCAGCGCCGAAGCCATGCGCCAACGGACGGAGGTCGTCAACCCCATCCGCATCGGCATGCGGGACAAGAGCCTAGCCGTCATCGATAGCGCCATGCGGGCCAACCCACAGGTAAAAATCGATTACGCCAGTAAGCAGGCCCGCATCGCTAATTCCTGGAAAAAGTGGCGCGGCGAAAGCGAAGGCGTAGCCACCTTTGATGGGATAGAAAATCGGTCCGCCATGGAAACCGAGTACAATCAGCGGCTGGCGGCCAAACCTAACGCTAAGCAGGCCTACGGCAACCTACTTCCAGAGATCAATAGCATCATCGCGAAGCGGGAAGAAGTCGCAAAAGCACGCGCCTACGTCAGTGAGATCAACTACAACGTCGATCTATTTCGCATCGCCAGCGTACTCCGTGGCCAACTCCGGGTCGCGGATAACAACGGCATCGAAGCCTTCACCGCCCGAGTGCCTCGGATCGTGAACTACCTGAAGAATTTCTACAAGGGCTACAATGCGGAGATCGACAAGCGGGTCGCGCTAGCCCTGTTGCCGGCTTACTACGAGGAATTACCGGAGCAGTACCAGAGCCAGTACGTCCGCGATCAGGCCGACTTCGCCGGTAGCCAGAGCCGCGTTATTCAGGACCTCTTCAACCGCAGCTACCTCACCCGCGGGGACCGGCTGATCAACTTGCTGGAAACCAATCCTCAGGGTGCGGTGGACATGATCAAGGGCGACATGGCCTACCAATTCGTCCTTCAGCTCAATAAGCACAACGAAACCCACGTGGTCGATATCTACAATGAGTACCAACAGCGCCTAGCACCCCTCCAACGCCAGTACATGAAGGGCTTGATGACGATGTTCCCCGAAAAAAGATTCTACCCGGATGCCAACTCCACCCTCCGCGTCAGCTACGGCAAATTCGAAGGCTTCGAGGGTCTCGACGGCAAGGACAACCACTACATGACCTACCTCGACGGCGTCATCGACAAGTACGTCCCCGGCGATTACGAATTCGACCTACCGGCCAAACTCATTGAATTGCACGAGGGAAAGGACTACGGCCAATACGCCACCGCCGACGGCAAATTACCCGTCTGCGTCCTCGGTTCCAACCACACCACCGGTGGCAACTCCGGTAGCCCCGCCCTGGATGCCAACGGTCGCCTCGTCGGCCTCAACTTCGATCGTACCTGGCAGAGCACAATGAGCGACGTTAATTACGACCCCGCCATTTGCCGGAATATCATGGTCGACGTTCGGTACGTGCTCTTCCTGATTGATAAATTGGGCGGTGCGCCACACTTGGTGGAGGAGATGACTTTGGTGAAATAG
- a CDS encoding DUF3857 domain-containing protein: MKHLNLFLLLLLITTGLCAQDREPLDIKYGKLSAGEFSYMPTGRDSSTEAYVLFDRMSLEINFDASNTPRRTQRVHRRVKLIRESSFDRATVELYYRPKTESMTDINACIFIPGEKVVKLKGRDFVRSKYSDDVNLIKFTFPGVKEGAIIEYQYNYSTENIVVPSRFQFQEDIPVRYVEYSSRILDMFEYVNIGTSTNYDVKQHRNTTQQLGSRTHQININTFGYYDLPSYEYQPYVNNFLDYLPYVQYQLRNFYPPDGTVRKIFTDWPQTIKAMDGWTEFGKAYKQGGLSNGVWKVAEPKLAGLTTETEKAQALYDFVINNVVWNEVHDWTSDHSPDRTFEAKEGDSGEMAFMLLALLRRADIEAQPALVSLRDRGAPIQVFPIMAQFEHAMVYAKLDGEWTFLDPNDRRRPMGLPRSSALNGAVMIADPDNPRWVEPTTPAAKSTIMVTADLQDDGTATTEIIAKSDSYFAYSDRIRVANMEEDMEFPIAENIAKRFPEASLVDMEVMDGDVKSGDMKYSMHLEVPMADVVDDYLYLQPILVTALDKELVDTERRLYPMDFNYPWVKRYITTINLPEGYVVDEIPESFIVKSEDGSMVSLFRVLGQEDGKINLEHRVSINRTVYSAAEYPVLKELFELVIEAQESVIVLKKAK, from the coding sequence ATGAAACACCTCAACCTGTTCCTACTTCTCCTCCTGATCACAACCGGACTGTGCGCCCAGGACCGCGAACCACTCGATATTAAATACGGGAAACTCAGCGCGGGAGAATTCTCCTACATGCCCACCGGCCGTGATTCTTCCACCGAGGCTTACGTTCTGTTTGACCGGATGAGCCTCGAAATCAATTTTGATGCTTCCAATACGCCCCGCCGGACACAGCGGGTTCACCGTCGGGTGAAACTCATTCGGGAATCCAGCTTTGACCGCGCGACGGTAGAACTGTACTACCGCCCCAAAACTGAAAGCATGACCGATATCAATGCTTGCATTTTTATTCCCGGGGAGAAAGTGGTCAAGCTGAAGGGGCGGGACTTCGTACGGTCCAAGTATAGCGATGACGTGAACCTGATTAAGTTTACTTTCCCCGGCGTGAAGGAGGGGGCGATCATTGAGTATCAGTATAATTATTCTACCGAAAACATTGTCGTTCCCAGTCGTTTCCAGTTTCAGGAGGATATTCCGGTGCGGTACGTAGAGTACAGCTCCCGCATTCTGGACATGTTCGAGTACGTCAACATTGGGACGAGTACTAATTACGACGTCAAGCAACACCGTAACACTACGCAGCAATTAGGGAGTAGGACGCACCAGATCAACATCAACACTTTTGGGTACTACGACCTGCCTTCCTACGAATACCAGCCGTACGTCAATAACTTTTTGGATTACCTCCCGTACGTCCAATACCAGCTACGGAACTTCTACCCACCGGACGGTACCGTCCGCAAGATCTTCACGGATTGGCCGCAGACCATCAAGGCGATGGACGGCTGGACGGAGTTCGGCAAAGCCTACAAGCAAGGTGGCCTTTCCAATGGCGTTTGGAAAGTGGCCGAACCCAAATTAGCCGGCCTCACCACCGAAACGGAAAAGGCACAGGCGCTCTACGATTTCGTGATCAACAACGTCGTCTGGAATGAGGTGCACGACTGGACGAGCGACCACTCTCCCGATCGCACTTTTGAGGCGAAGGAAGGCGACAGCGGGGAGATGGCCTTCATGCTCCTGGCCCTCCTGCGCCGTGCGGATATCGAAGCGCAACCAGCGTTGGTATCCCTTCGCGACCGGGGAGCACCGATCCAGGTCTTCCCCATCATGGCCCAATTCGAGCACGCCATGGTGTACGCCAAACTAGACGGCGAATGGACGTTCCTGGACCCTAATGACCGCCGCCGGCCAATGGGATTGCCCCGGTCCTCCGCCCTCAACGGCGCGGTGATGATTGCTGACCCGGACAATCCACGCTGGGTGGAGCCGACTACGCCCGCCGCAAAGAGCACCATCATGGTTACTGCAGATTTACAAGATGATGGTACCGCCACCACTGAGATCATCGCCAAAAGCGATAGCTACTTTGCTTACTCGGATCGAATCCGTGTTGCCAATATGGAAGAGGATATGGAATTTCCCATCGCAGAAAACATTGCAAAGCGTTTTCCTGAGGCCTCACTCGTGGATATGGAGGTGATGGACGGAGACGTCAAAAGTGGCGACATGAAATACTCGATGCACCTCGAAGTACCGATGGCGGACGTGGTCGATGACTACCTCTATTTGCAGCCAATTCTCGTTACTGCACTGGATAAAGAACTTGTGGACACGGAACGCCGGCTCTACCCAATGGATTTCAACTACCCCTGGGTGAAACGCTACATCACGACCATCAATTTGCCGGAAGGGTACGTCGTCGACGAAATTCCGGAGTCCTTCATCGTGAAGTCTGAGGATGGGTCGATGGTCTCGCTGTTCCGCGTCCTCGGGCAGGAAGATGGGAAGATCAACCTGGAGCACCGCGTCAGCATCAACCGGACGGTTTATTCGGCCGCGGAATATCCCGTGCTGAAGGAGTTGTTTGAGCTGGTCATCGAAGCGCAAGAATCCGTCATCGTACTAAAGAAGGCTAAATGA
- a CDS encoding DUF3857 domain-containing protein yields the protein MMRAVILLLLALCSAPAAAQDFQYSILTLPEKLKENANSVVRDLTYDYVVYSDRESTVTVTETITILNSKHASLSDVSARYDKGTSRVTKLEAEIFGPLGEKLGKLKKSAINDFRAVDGFDGNGRVMYASMEYAKYPYTIVKTYEKKMEGIGMVMGAPSVAPLQYDQSLQQATIRVTVPASVGLNVQGNNIPEPTISGSDPMVYEWKLADIPAVSHEVLAPVFSQQMPFLITTFKKFNADGYEGSFSDWNQLGQFMQQLYVDRDVLTPELKALVHQVTDDKETNFAKIDALYRLMQERTRYISVQLGIGGWQPFPVSYVEENRYGDCKALSNYMAAMLNEIGIESYHVLVEAGDEVRMPKSEEFANPYFNHMILYVPAEDMYLECTSSNNPTGYLGSFTEGRTVLHVTPEGGRLAEIPRTSPAENGQLQTLAVTVLEDGGAELDFHNHYFGTTHDRYRNLQDELPDQREQIKALHRTGTIPDVHGSTYELSVVPDAPEAKLHYHTKLNKYARSMGKRMFIPVNKYSAYGVPERLEKRRTEVRSEESRFYVDTVRITLPNNMEIESLGPERIDLDHAAGEYRSTIAVKGNQLEWVRTLKLVPFNIPATEYDSYREFFLDAAKADGRQVVVKERRTK from the coding sequence ATGATGCGTGCAGTTATCCTATTGTTACTTGCCCTTTGCTCCGCACCCGCGGCAGCGCAAGATTTTCAGTATTCCATTCTAACGCTCCCCGAGAAATTGAAAGAAAACGCAAACTCCGTGGTGCGTGATTTGACGTACGATTACGTGGTGTACTCCGATCGAGAATCGACCGTAACCGTGACGGAGACAATAACTATTCTCAACAGTAAGCACGCGTCGCTGTCGGACGTTTCGGCGAGGTACGACAAGGGTACGTCGCGGGTCACGAAATTGGAAGCAGAAATATTCGGTCCGTTGGGGGAGAAACTGGGGAAGCTCAAGAAATCAGCCATTAACGACTTTCGGGCCGTAGATGGCTTTGACGGTAACGGCCGGGTGATGTACGCTTCGATGGAGTACGCCAAGTATCCGTACACAATCGTCAAGACTTACGAAAAGAAAATGGAGGGAATCGGTATGGTAATGGGTGCCCCTTCCGTGGCGCCCTTGCAATATGATCAGTCACTCCAGCAGGCGACGATTCGAGTGACGGTGCCGGCATCCGTCGGTCTGAATGTACAGGGTAACAACATTCCGGAACCCACCATTTCTGGATCGGACCCCATGGTCTACGAGTGGAAATTGGCGGACATCCCCGCCGTAAGTCACGAAGTGCTGGCTCCGGTCTTTAGCCAGCAAATGCCCTTTCTGATCACTACTTTTAAAAAATTCAACGCGGATGGGTACGAAGGGAGTTTTTCAGACTGGAACCAACTGGGCCAATTCATGCAGCAACTCTACGTGGACCGCGACGTGCTTACCCCGGAACTCAAAGCATTGGTACACCAAGTAACCGACGACAAGGAGACCAATTTTGCGAAGATTGACGCATTGTACCGCTTAATGCAAGAGAGAACGCGCTACATCAGCGTCCAGCTCGGCATCGGTGGTTGGCAACCTTTCCCCGTGAGCTACGTGGAGGAAAATCGCTACGGCGATTGCAAAGCGCTGAGTAACTATATGGCCGCGATGCTCAACGAAATTGGAATTGAATCCTACCACGTACTCGTGGAAGCCGGCGATGAAGTCCGGATGCCTAAATCGGAGGAATTCGCAAACCCCTACTTCAACCACATGATCCTTTACGTCCCCGCCGAGGATATGTACCTGGAATGTACGAGCAGTAATAATCCGACGGGCTACCTGGGCAGCTTTACCGAAGGGCGAACGGTACTGCACGTCACCCCCGAAGGCGGCCGGCTAGCGGAAATCCCCCGAACCTCACCTGCTGAGAACGGACAACTACAAACCCTCGCGGTGACCGTCCTGGAAGATGGCGGCGCGGAATTGGATTTTCACAACCACTACTTCGGTACTACCCACGATCGGTACCGCAACCTGCAGGATGAATTGCCAGACCAGCGGGAGCAGATCAAAGCGCTCCACCGTACGGGAACGATCCCGGACGTCCACGGTAGTACCTACGAATTAAGCGTAGTACCGGACGCACCCGAAGCTAAGCTACACTACCACACCAAGTTGAATAAGTACGCCCGCTCCATGGGCAAACGGATGTTTATCCCCGTCAACAAGTATTCGGCTTACGGCGTCCCCGAAAGGCTGGAAAAGCGCCGCACGGAAGTTCGGAGCGAAGAATCCCGTTTCTACGTGGATACCGTAAGAATCACCCTCCCCAATAATATGGAGATCGAAAGCCTCGGCCCCGAACGGATTGATCTCGATCACGCTGCTGGCGAATACAGGTCCACCATCGCCGTCAAGGGTAACCAATTGGAGTGGGTGCGGACGCTCAAGCTAGTACCCTTCAACATCCCCGCCACCGAGTACGATAGTTACCGCGAATTCTTCCTAGATGCTGCGAAAGCGGACGGCCGCCAGGTAGTAGTGAAGGAACGACGAACGAAGTAG